Proteins from one Bradyrhizobium roseum genomic window:
- the ettA gene encoding energy-dependent translational throttle protein EttA: MARQFVYFMQGLTKSYPTRKVLDNVHLSFYPDAKIGVLGVNGSGKSTLLRIMAGIDKEYNGEAWVAEGARVGYLEQEPQLDASKSVRENVMEGVAKQKAILDRYNELAMNYSEETADEMTKLQDEIEAAGLWDLDSKVDQAMDALRCPPDDSDVTKLSGGERRRVALCKLLLDQPELLLLDEPTNHLDAESVSWLEGHLRNYPGAILIVTHDRYFLDNVTSWILELDRGKGIPYEGNYSSWLQQKQKRLEQEGREDVAHQKTLAREQEWIASSPKARQAKSKARYQRYEDLLKQASEKQTQTAQITIPVAERLGQNVVDFEGLSKAFGDRMLIENLTFKLPPGGIVGVIGPNGAGKTTLFRMITGQEKPDQGTITVGESVHLGYVDQSRDNLDGKKTVWEEISGGNELILLGKREVNSRGYCSSFNFKGADQQKKVGALSGGERNRVHLAKMLKSGSNVLLLDEPTNDLDVDTLRALEEALEDFAGCAVIISHDRWFLDRIATHILAFEGDSHVEWFEGNFQDYEKDKMRRLGQDSIIPHRVKYKKLTR, translated from the coding sequence ATGGCGCGCCAGTTCGTCTATTTCATGCAGGGTTTGACCAAGAGCTACCCGACCCGGAAGGTGCTCGATAACGTCCATTTGTCGTTCTACCCGGACGCCAAGATCGGCGTGCTCGGCGTCAACGGCTCCGGCAAATCGACGCTGCTCAGGATCATGGCCGGCATCGACAAGGAGTATAATGGCGAAGCTTGGGTCGCCGAGGGCGCCCGCGTCGGCTACCTCGAGCAGGAGCCGCAGCTCGATGCTTCCAAATCGGTGCGCGAGAACGTCATGGAGGGCGTCGCCAAGCAGAAGGCGATCCTCGATCGCTACAACGAACTGGCGATGAACTATTCCGAAGAGACCGCCGACGAGATGACCAAGCTGCAGGACGAGATCGAGGCCGCCGGCCTCTGGGATCTCGACAGCAAGGTCGACCAGGCGATGGACGCGCTACGCTGCCCGCCCGACGATTCCGACGTGACCAAGCTGTCCGGCGGCGAGCGCCGCCGTGTCGCGCTGTGCAAGCTGCTGCTCGACCAGCCGGAGCTGCTGCTGCTGGACGAACCGACCAACCATCTCGACGCCGAGTCCGTGTCGTGGCTGGAAGGCCATCTGCGCAACTATCCGGGCGCGATCCTGATCGTGACCCATGACCGCTACTTCCTTGACAACGTCACCAGCTGGATCCTCGAGCTCGACCGCGGCAAGGGCATTCCCTACGAGGGCAACTACTCGTCCTGGCTGCAACAGAAGCAGAAGCGGCTCGAGCAGGAAGGCCGCGAGGACGTCGCGCACCAGAAGACGCTGGCCCGCGAGCAGGAGTGGATCGCGTCGTCCCCCAAGGCGCGCCAGGCCAAGTCCAAGGCGCGCTATCAGCGCTATGAAGATCTGTTGAAACAGGCGAGCGAGAAGCAGACCCAGACCGCGCAGATCACCATTCCCGTCGCCGAGCGCCTTGGCCAGAACGTCGTCGACTTCGAAGGCCTCAGCAAGGCATTCGGCGACCGCATGCTGATCGAGAATCTCACCTTCAAGCTGCCGCCCGGCGGCATCGTCGGCGTGATCGGTCCCAACGGCGCCGGCAAGACCACGCTGTTCCGCATGATCACCGGGCAGGAGAAGCCGGACCAGGGCACCATCACCGTCGGCGAGAGCGTGCATCTGGGCTATGTCGACCAGTCGCGCGACAATCTCGACGGCAAGAAGACCGTGTGGGAGGAGATTTCCGGCGGCAACGAACTGATCCTGCTCGGCAAGCGCGAGGTCAATTCGCGCGGCTATTGCTCGTCGTTCAACTTCAAGGGCGCCGACCAGCAGAAGAAGGTCGGCGCGCTGTCGGGCGGTGAGCGCAATCGCGTGCATCTCGCCAAGATGCTCAAATCGGGCTCCAACGTGCTGCTGCTCGACGAACCGACCAACGACCTCGACGTCGACACGCTGCGCGCGCTGGAAGAGGCGCTGGAGGATTTTGCTGGCTGCGCCGTCATCATCAGCCATGATCGCTGGTTCCTCGACCGCATCGCGACCCACATCTTGGCCTTCGAAGGCGACAGCCACGTCGAATGGTTCGAGGGCAACTTCCAGGACTACGAAAAGGACAAGATGCGCCGGCTCGGCCAGGACAGCATCATCCCGCATCGGGTGAAGTACAAGAAGCTGACGCGGTGA
- a CDS encoding TIGR00645 family protein: protein MSFTPDTPLPPTAQRKALRPIPLLIFSSRWLQLPLYIGLIVAQGVYVVLFLKELWHLFAHAFDFSEQQIMLAVLGLIDVVMISNLLVMVIVGGYETFVSRLNLEGHPDQPEWLSHVNASVLKIKLAMAIIGISSIHLLRTFIEAGSLASGKGSYTETGVMWQTIIHTVFILSAIGIAYVDKLSNDSAEHAKQAVPH from the coding sequence ATGTCCTTTACGCCCGATACGCCCTTGCCGCCCACAGCTCAGCGGAAGGCGCTGCGTCCGATCCCGCTGCTGATCTTCAGCTCCCGCTGGCTGCAGCTGCCGCTCTATATCGGCCTGATCGTCGCGCAGGGCGTCTATGTGGTGCTGTTCCTGAAGGAGTTGTGGCACCTGTTCGCCCACGCCTTCGACTTCAGCGAACAGCAGATCATGCTGGCGGTGCTGGGCCTGATCGACGTGGTGATGATCTCCAACCTTTTGGTGATGGTCATCGTCGGCGGCTACGAGACGTTCGTCTCCCGGCTCAATCTGGAAGGGCATCCGGATCAGCCGGAGTGGCTCAGCCACGTCAATGCCAGCGTGCTCAAGATCAAGCTCGCGATGGCTATCATAGGCATCTCGTCGATCCATCTGCTGCGTACCTTCATCGAGGCCGGAAGCTTGGCTTCGGGCAAAGGCAGCTACACCGAAACCGGCGTGATGTGGCAGACCATCATCCACACGGTCTTCATTCTGTCGGCGATCGGCATTGCCTATGTCGACAAGCTGTCGAATGATTCCGCTGAGCATGCCAAGCAGGCCGTGCCGCATTGA
- a CDS encoding lytic murein transglycosylase yields the protein MTLGAVRPVFAADAAFTQFIASLWPEAQAAGVSRATFDAETRGLEPDYKLPDLLLPGRPATGAPSQAEFVQVPADYIKEASIARLAAEGQKLMQKHRAALNEIERRFGVPSSVVLAIWGRETDYGRYRLPYDTLRVVATQAYVGRRKDQYRGEFILALKILGEGAVTRQDFRSSWAGATGYTQFLPSEYYKHGVDLDNDGRVDIWHSVPDALAAAAQQLVNKGWQSGVRWAYEVKAPANVDCTIGVPEVTKPIGEWLRAGFVPVRGQKLSTAEQAQPASLLQVEGIYGPAFLTTKNYFVIKEYNFSDLYVLFVGHLADRMTSPQPFATPWSASTQLRSADVEAMQRHLTRIGLYKDKLDGKAGMQTRAALGAYQKSAGLKVDCWPSEAVLRAMSAGR from the coding sequence ATGACGCTGGGCGCGGTGCGCCCGGTTTTCGCCGCCGACGCCGCCTTCACCCAGTTCATCGCCTCGCTGTGGCCGGAGGCGCAGGCCGCCGGCGTCTCGCGCGCGACCTTCGATGCCGAGACCCGCGGGCTTGAGCCCGATTACAAATTGCCCGATCTGCTGCTGCCGGGCCGGCCCGCCACCGGCGCGCCGTCGCAGGCCGAGTTCGTGCAGGTGCCGGCCGATTACATCAAGGAAGCTTCCATCGCGCGGCTCGCCGCCGAGGGGCAGAAGCTGATGCAGAAGCATCGCGCGGCGCTGAACGAGATCGAAAGGCGTTTTGGCGTTCCTTCAAGCGTGGTGCTCGCGATCTGGGGCCGCGAGACGGATTACGGCCGTTATCGTCTGCCCTACGACACGCTGCGCGTGGTGGCGACGCAGGCCTATGTCGGCCGCCGCAAGGATCAGTATCGCGGCGAGTTCATTCTCGCACTGAAGATCCTCGGCGAGGGCGCGGTGACGCGCCAGGATTTCCGCTCGTCCTGGGCCGGCGCCACCGGCTACACCCAATTCTTGCCATCCGAATATTACAAGCATGGCGTCGATCTCGACAACGACGGCCGGGTCGACATCTGGCATTCGGTGCCGGACGCGCTGGCCGCGGCCGCGCAGCAACTCGTCAACAAGGGCTGGCAGTCCGGCGTGCGCTGGGCCTACGAGGTGAAGGCGCCGGCCAATGTCGACTGCACCATCGGCGTGCCCGAGGTGACGAAACCGATTGGAGAGTGGCTGCGCGCAGGCTTCGTGCCGGTGCGCGGGCAGAAGCTGAGCACAGCCGAGCAGGCGCAGCCGGCGTCGCTGCTGCAGGTCGAGGGCATCTACGGTCCTGCGTTCCTGACCACCAAGAACTACTTCGTCATCAAGGAATACAATTTCTCCGATCTGTATGTGCTGTTCGTCGGCCATCTCGCCGACCGCATGACAAGCCCGCAACCGTTCGCCACGCCCTGGTCGGCATCGACGCAGTTGCGCTCGGCCGATGTCGAGGCCATGCAGCGGCACCTGACGCGCATCGGCCTCTACAAGGACAAGCTCGATGGCAAGGCCGGCATGCAGACGCGCGCAGCGCTCGGTGCGTATCAGAAGTCAGCCGGCCTCAAGGTCGACTGCTGGCCGAGCGAAGCGGTGCTGCGTGCCATGAGCGCGGGGCGGTGA
- a CDS encoding (2Fe-2S)-binding protein has translation MIVCSCNVLSDHDVRNAVSAASDLPRNPKQIYGCLGCSAECGRCARTIKTIIDEALGACAKECCSGCSHSRQTANDEPAPEPAAAFALAAC, from the coding sequence ATGATTGTCTGTTCCTGCAACGTCCTGAGCGACCACGATGTCCGGAATGCGGTCAGCGCAGCATCGGACCTGCCGCGGAATCCCAAGCAGATTTACGGTTGCCTCGGCTGCAGCGCCGAATGCGGCCGCTGCGCGCGCACGATCAAGACCATCATCGACGAAGCCCTCGGTGCCTGCGCCAAGGAGTGCTGCTCGGGTTGTTCGCACAGCCGTCAGACGGCCAACGACGAGCCCGCGCCGGAGCCTGCCGCCGCCTTCGCACTCGCGGCCTGCTGA
- the bfr gene encoding bacterioferritin, with amino-acid sequence MQGDPKVIDYLNKGLRSELTAINQYWLHYRLLNNWGLLEMAKVWRKESIEEMEHADKFTDRILFLDGFPNMQVLDPLRIGQNVKEIIECDLAAEIGARTLYQEAATYCHSVKDYVSRDLFERLMKDEEHHIDFLETQLDLIKRIGLELYTQKHVGGLESGD; translated from the coding sequence ATGCAAGGCGACCCAAAAGTCATCGATTATCTCAACAAGGGCCTGCGCAGCGAGCTCACCGCGATCAACCAGTACTGGCTTCACTATCGGCTCCTCAACAACTGGGGCCTGCTGGAAATGGCCAAGGTCTGGCGCAAGGAATCCATCGAGGAGATGGAGCACGCCGACAAGTTCACCGACCGGATCCTGTTCCTCGACGGCTTCCCCAACATGCAGGTGCTCGATCCCCTGCGCATCGGCCAGAACGTCAAGGAAATCATCGAATGCGATCTCGCCGCCGAGATCGGCGCGCGCACGCTCTACCAGGAAGCCGCCACCTACTGCCACAGCGTCAAGGACTACGTCTCGCGCGACCTGTTCGAGAGGCTGATGAAGGACGAGGAACACCACATCGATTTCCTCGAGACCCAGCTCGATCTGATCAAGCGCATCGGGCTCGAACTCTATACGCAGAAGCACGTCGGCGGACTTGAGAGCGGGGACTGA
- a CDS encoding DoxX family protein — MMSEPENDKGRAAMRWVLAVFYAAAGVAHLWVPEKLLAITPSWVPFPSQVIFITGVCEILGAAALVTRPLRRWAGIALAVYAICVWPANFKHAIDGIDLPYIASSCLYHGPRLAFQPVLIWWALYSSGVIDWPWRRSPAP, encoded by the coding sequence ATGATGTCAGAACCGGAAAACGACAAGGGCCGCGCCGCGATGCGCTGGGTCCTCGCGGTGTTCTATGCGGCGGCGGGCGTGGCGCATCTCTGGGTGCCGGAAAAGCTGCTGGCGATCACGCCGTCCTGGGTGCCGTTTCCGTCGCAGGTGATATTCATCACCGGCGTCTGCGAAATTCTCGGCGCCGCGGCGTTAGTGACGCGACCGCTGCGCCGCTGGGCGGGCATCGCGCTCGCCGTCTACGCGATCTGCGTCTGGCCGGCGAATTTCAAGCATGCGATCGACGGCATCGACCTGCCCTACATCGCCAGCAGCTGCCTCTATCACGGACCGCGGCTGGCGTTTCAGCCGGTCCTGATCTGGTGGGCGCTGTACAGTTCCGGCGTGATCGACTGGCCGTGGCGGCGATCACCCGCTCCTTGA
- a CDS encoding DUF2188 domain-containing protein, translating into MTHVTYKIVEHDGGWAYTVDGVFSEPFPNRAAALAAARHAAAEQRVPGRTEVIEYETADGRWHSETAAGNDRPETDVEG; encoded by the coding sequence ATGACCCATGTGACCTACAAGATCGTCGAACATGACGGCGGCTGGGCCTACACCGTCGACGGCGTATTTTCCGAACCGTTCCCGAACCGCGCCGCAGCACTGGCCGCCGCCAGGCACGCGGCGGCCGAGCAGCGGGTGCCGGGCCGCACCGAGGTGATCGAATACGAAACCGCCGACGGCCGGTGGCACTCCGAGACCGCCGCCGGCAATGACCGACCGGAAACCGATGTCGAGGGCTAG
- a CDS encoding DUF2277 domain-containing protein, giving the protein MCRNIKTLFNFEPPATHAEIHASALQFVRKLSGFNSPSQANAEAFNRAVSEVSDSARRLLAALQTNAPPRDREVEAEKARERSRARFG; this is encoded by the coding sequence ATGTGCCGTAACATCAAGACCCTGTTCAATTTCGAGCCGCCGGCCACGCACGCGGAAATCCACGCGTCCGCGCTGCAATTCGTGCGCAAGCTTTCCGGCTTCAATTCGCCGTCGCAGGCCAACGCCGAGGCGTTCAACCGCGCGGTGTCCGAAGTGTCCGACAGCGCGCGGCGCCTGCTGGCCGCGCTGCAGACCAACGCGCCGCCGCGCGACCGCGAGGTCGAGGCCGAGAAGGCGCGGGAGCGCTCGCGGGCGCGGTTTGGATAA
- the thrS gene encoding threonine--tRNA ligase, producing MDDLDHRNLSVKLNLWHLQDDAPGMVFWHPRGYALYRVLEDYVRRKMRGAGYAEVRTPQLLPREFWVRSGHWDKFGEHMFRVDDGEHTMALKPMSCPCHVQIFNKGLRSWRELPIRYAEFGACHRNEPSGSLHGIMRTRAFEQDDAHVFCREQDVEGEVARFMALLGEVYRDLGFPDYEVALATRPSVRAGDDATWDRLEAMLGNAARQCGLEARINPGEGAFYGPKLEFSLRDRLARSWQCGTVQLDAVLPQRLDASYVAPDGGRARPLMIHHAIFGSLGRMIAILLEHHGGVLPFWLSPDQVAVAPISRDQAGYGAEVLAAFEGAGIRAVAYDGADTISRRIVAAHDMAVPVMAIVGKREMREGRVTLRERDGLQADVPLVEAVSRLQARARPGAPAAETP from the coding sequence ATGGACGATCTCGATCACCGAAATCTCAGCGTGAAACTCAACCTCTGGCACCTGCAGGACGATGCGCCCGGCATGGTATTCTGGCATCCGCGCGGCTACGCGCTATACCGTGTGCTGGAGGACTATGTCAGGCGCAAGATGCGCGGCGCCGGCTATGCCGAGGTTCGCACGCCGCAACTGCTGCCGCGAGAGTTCTGGGTCCGCAGCGGCCACTGGGACAAGTTCGGCGAGCACATGTTCCGGGTCGACGACGGCGAGCACACGATGGCGCTGAAACCGATGTCGTGCCCGTGCCACGTGCAGATCTTCAACAAGGGGCTGCGCTCGTGGCGCGAGCTTCCGATACGTTATGCCGAGTTCGGCGCCTGCCACCGCAACGAGCCGTCTGGCTCGCTTCACGGCATCATGCGGACGCGCGCCTTCGAACAGGACGACGCGCATGTGTTCTGCCGCGAGCAGGATGTCGAGGGTGAGGTCGCACGCTTCATGGCTCTCCTGGGCGAGGTCTATCGCGACCTCGGTTTTCCCGACTATGAAGTGGCGCTGGCGACACGACCGTCGGTGCGTGCCGGCGATGATGCGACCTGGGATCGGCTGGAGGCGATGCTCGGCAATGCCGCGCGGCAATGCGGCCTTGAGGCCCGCATCAATCCCGGCGAAGGCGCGTTCTACGGACCGAAGCTGGAATTTTCGCTGCGCGACCGGCTCGCGCGATCCTGGCAGTGCGGCACGGTGCAGCTCGATGCCGTGCTGCCGCAGCGACTCGATGCGTCCTACGTCGCGCCCGACGGCGGCCGCGCACGGCCCCTGATGATCCACCACGCCATCTTCGGATCGCTCGGCCGCATGATCGCGATCCTGCTCGAGCACCATGGCGGCGTGCTGCCGTTCTGGCTGTCGCCGGACCAGGTCGCGGTCGCGCCGATCTCGCGGGATCAGGCCGGATATGGCGCGGAAGTTCTGGCGGCGTTTGAGGGTGCCGGCATCCGCGCCGTAGCTTATGACGGCGCCGACACGATTTCGCGGCGCATCGTCGCGGCGCATGACATGGCGGTGCCGGTGATGGCGATCGTCGGCAAGCGCGAGATGCGGGAAGGCCGAGTCACCTTGCGCGAACGCGACGGCTTGCAGGCCGACGTCCCGCTGGTCGAAGCAGTGTCCCGTTTGCAGGCGAGGGCCCGGCCGGGCGCGCCTGCGGCCGAAACCCCGTAA
- a CDS encoding fumarylacetoacetate hydrolase family protein, whose protein sequence is MKLVYFDDFKLGVLKGDAVVDVSTSVKDIPHTGPGDLMNGLIERWDSYKPKLEAAAASAAGVPLSGVRLRPPVPAPRTLDCMAVNYMEDGTRSAPAPINAFHKSPSAIIGHGDTMVLPDVPATIFEGEAEIAVVIGRKCSHVSEAEAMSYVFGYMNFIDGSARGLPPSGNVFFQMKSRDTFAPIGPWLVTADEIKDPQKLQIRLWNNGVLMQDFNTNDMGHKIARCIAWLSSIHTLQPGDIVATGTNHRGLNPFMDGDTIELETEGLGRLKFGIRDDLKRSWARKTRLQMHEEATEKTAGLYPEITPQLSGKYAK, encoded by the coding sequence ATGAAATTGGTCTATTTTGATGATTTCAAGCTCGGCGTGCTGAAGGGCGACGCCGTCGTCGACGTCAGCACTTCCGTCAAGGACATCCCGCATACCGGCCCGGGCGACCTGATGAATGGCCTGATCGAACGTTGGGATAGCTATAAGCCAAAGCTCGAAGCGGCGGCCGCGAGCGCTGCCGGCGTGCCGCTGTCGGGCGTGCGCCTCCGTCCACCGGTGCCCGCCCCCCGCACCCTCGACTGCATGGCGGTCAATTACATGGAAGACGGCACGCGCAGTGCGCCGGCGCCGATCAACGCGTTCCACAAATCGCCGAGCGCGATCATCGGGCATGGCGACACGATGGTGCTGCCGGACGTGCCAGCCACGATCTTCGAAGGCGAAGCCGAGATCGCGGTCGTCATCGGCAGGAAGTGCAGCCATGTTAGCGAAGCCGAAGCCATGAGCTACGTGTTCGGCTACATGAACTTCATCGATGGTTCGGCACGCGGCCTGCCGCCATCCGGCAACGTGTTCTTCCAGATGAAGAGCCGCGACACATTTGCGCCGATCGGCCCCTGGCTCGTTACAGCCGACGAGATCAAGGATCCGCAGAAGCTGCAGATCAGGCTGTGGAACAACGGCGTGCTGATGCAGGACTTCAACACCAACGACATGGGCCACAAGATCGCCAGGTGCATCGCCTGGCTGTCGAGCATTCATACGCTGCAGCCCGGCGACATCGTCGCCACTGGCACCAACCACCGCGGTCTCAACCCGTTCATGGACGGCGACACGATCGAGCTGGAAACCGAAGGCCTCGGCCGCCTGAAGTTCGGCATCCGGGACGATCTCAAGCGGAGCTGGGCGCGCAAAACCCGGCTGCAGATGCACGAAGAGGCCACGGAGAAGACGGCGGGCCTTTACCCGGAAATCACGCCGCAGCTTTCGGGCAAATACGCGAAGTGA
- a CDS encoding ferric reductase-like transmembrane domain-containing protein has translation MARAILIWVALAAAIGAPLAAAAMSPLLEWRSAVYILAGFAGIVGLGVMLVQPLLIGGYLPGLSGRSGRRVHLWVGGALVVAVVVHVGGLWITSPPDMADALLFTSPTPFSPFGVIAMWAIFAVALLATFRRRLRPRTWRLAHMLLAIVIVCGTVAHGMLIEGTMEFVSKAVLCALVLAATIRVMASLPIWRKRTPPRGESIAPR, from the coding sequence ATGGCACGGGCGATCCTGATCTGGGTCGCCCTTGCGGCGGCCATTGGCGCGCCGCTTGCCGCAGCTGCGATGAGCCCCCTGCTCGAATGGCGCAGCGCCGTCTACATCCTGGCCGGCTTCGCCGGGATTGTCGGGCTCGGCGTCATGCTCGTTCAGCCACTTCTGATCGGCGGATATTTGCCGGGACTGTCCGGCCGCAGCGGGCGGCGCGTGCATCTGTGGGTCGGCGGCGCGCTGGTCGTGGCGGTCGTGGTCCACGTCGGCGGCCTCTGGATCACCAGCCCGCCTGACATGGCCGACGCGCTTCTGTTCACGTCGCCGACGCCGTTCTCCCCCTTTGGCGTGATCGCCATGTGGGCGATCTTCGCGGTTGCGCTGCTGGCGACATTCCGTCGGCGACTGCGGCCGCGAACCTGGCGTCTCGCGCACATGCTGCTTGCGATCGTCATCGTCTGCGGAACGGTGGCCCACGGCATGCTGATCGAAGGGACGATGGAGTTTGTCTCAAAGGCCGTGCTTTGCGCGCTGGTGCTCGCGGCAACCATCAGGGTGATGGCCAGCCTGCCGATCTGGCGAAAGCGGACTCCGCCGCGCGGCGAAAGCATCGCACCACGGTAG
- a CDS encoding peptidase associated/transthyretin-like domain-containing protein, with protein MTSILFSRRNLLAAGGAVLATGASGPLLPARAQGLAPTASMSGGANNYRKGAAVVERIGKGGFWMSGTVRRAGDGTPLAGQRIQIWAHTTEGQEHEPQSHGATLTDKDGKFRLEMPQIIPVFGQPHGHLAYDSGEFKTVFLRPVMRSPKETSLEAHFVLQPA; from the coding sequence ATGACATCCATCCTGTTCAGCCGCCGCAACCTCCTCGCCGCCGGCGGTGCCGTGCTGGCGACCGGGGCTTCCGGGCCGCTGTTGCCCGCCCGCGCGCAAGGCCTCGCGCCGACCGCGTCGATGTCGGGCGGAGCGAACAATTACCGCAAGGGTGCTGCTGTCGTGGAGCGGATCGGCAAGGGCGGTTTCTGGATGAGCGGCACCGTGCGCCGCGCCGGCGACGGGACGCCGCTGGCCGGGCAGCGCATCCAGATCTGGGCGCACACCACCGAAGGGCAGGAGCACGAGCCGCAGAGTCACGGCGCGACGCTCACCGACAAGGACGGGAAATTCCGGCTTGAGATGCCGCAGATCATTCCCGTGTTCGGCCAGCCGCACGGCCACCTCGCCTATGACAGCGGCGAGTTCAAAACCGTCTTCCTGCGTCCCGTGATGCGCAGTCCGAAGGAAACCAGCCTAGAGGCGCATTTCGTCCTTCAACCGGCCTGA
- a CDS encoding SDR family NAD(P)-dependent oxidoreductase: protein MPLLQNHIAVITGAGSGIGRAIAIGYAREGARVVLLDRDEKAAAEAAKEIRDGGGKADSFALDVARRDDCVAMAKQIADKVGQVSILVNNAGIVRRNGMLGAADDVIKDWEDIIAINLTGVFNVTHAFLAPLRASKGRIVNIGSIQSIVHVRTPSSPAYTASKHGVLGFTKALAAELGKEGVRVNAIGPGFIATPLNANARANNPELVKTFMDHTPLGRAGTAEDIVGPAIFLASDLSAYVSGEIVMVDGGYRAV, encoded by the coding sequence ATGCCCCTTCTCCAGAATCACATCGCGGTCATCACCGGCGCAGGCTCCGGCATCGGGCGCGCCATTGCGATCGGCTATGCCCGCGAGGGCGCACGGGTCGTGCTGCTCGACCGCGACGAGAAGGCGGCGGCGGAAGCAGCAAAGGAAATCCGCGATGGCGGCGGCAAGGCCGATAGCTTTGCGCTCGATGTCGCCAGGCGGGATGACTGCGTGGCGATGGCAAAGCAGATCGCCGACAAGGTCGGGCAAGTCTCGATCCTGGTCAACAATGCCGGCATCGTCCGCCGCAACGGCATGCTGGGCGCGGCCGACGACGTGATCAAGGACTGGGAGGACATCATCGCGATCAACCTCACCGGTGTATTTAACGTGACGCACGCGTTCCTCGCGCCGCTGCGTGCCAGCAAGGGCCGCATCGTCAATATCGGTTCCATCCAGTCGATCGTGCATGTGCGGACGCCGAGTTCCCCGGCCTACACCGCCTCCAAGCACGGCGTGCTCGGCTTCACCAAGGCGCTCGCGGCCGAACTCGGCAAGGAAGGTGTGCGCGTCAACGCGATCGGCCCCGGCTTCATCGCGACGCCCCTGAACGCCAATGCCCGCGCCAATAATCCGGAACTGGTGAAGACGTTCATGGACCACACCCCGCTCGGACGCGCCGGCACCGCGGAAGACATCGTCGGCCCCGCGATCTTCCTCGCGTCCGATCTCTCCGCCTACGTCTCCGGCGAGATCGTGATGGTCGACGGCGGCTACCGGGCGGTGTGA
- a CDS encoding DUF2380 domain-containing protein, which translates to MTHMINRRGASRPPVAARAVLTMLCAAAALSFQPGASPAGTPIAVAVADFDYFDTSGEVADQSAEHRARVASFANLLRENVAAQGDYRVVSIECRDPPCTATSLSQDVFIAAARKAGARLVIYGGIRKMSTLIQWGEIQLLDLDAEKLLMQRTVTFRGDTDAAYRHAANFVGEQLKETMPKP; encoded by the coding sequence ATGACGCACATGATAAACCGGCGGGGCGCATCACGCCCGCCCGTCGCCGCACGCGCCGTATTGACCATGCTCTGCGCGGCTGCCGCATTGTCGTTTCAACCGGGCGCATCGCCGGCCGGCACGCCGATTGCGGTGGCGGTGGCGGATTTCGATTATTTCGACACGTCAGGAGAAGTCGCAGATCAGAGCGCGGAGCATCGCGCCCGCGTGGCGTCGTTTGCCAACCTGCTGCGCGAAAACGTGGCGGCGCAGGGCGATTATCGCGTGGTGTCGATCGAATGCCGCGACCCTCCCTGCACCGCCACCAGCCTGTCGCAGGACGTGTTTATCGCCGCGGCGCGGAAGGCCGGTGCCCGCCTCGTGATCTACGGTGGCATTCGCAAGATGAGCACGCTGATCCAATGGGGGGAAATCCAACTGCTCGATCTCGACGCCGAGAAACTCTTGATGCAGCGAACGGTGACGTTCCGTGGCGATACCGACGCCGCCTATCGCCACGCGGCCAATTTCGTCGGCGAGCAGCTCAAGGAAACCATGCCCAAGCCCTAA
- a CDS encoding RidA family protein, with translation MPPIQHFAPPAGIKSPPLSFAARTGDLLFVSGIPGFDDKGALADGFEAQFGFVVANLKRILDDAGATFRDLVKVNVLLTRASDVAPMNTLYATAFGPAPYPARTTCVVVALPDPKMLIEIECVASLAKT, from the coding sequence ATGCCTCCGATCCAGCATTTCGCGCCGCCCGCCGGCATCAAGTCGCCGCCGCTCTCGTTCGCCGCCCGCACCGGCGACCTGCTGTTCGTCTCGGGCATTCCGGGTTTTGACGACAAGGGCGCGTTGGCGGATGGTTTTGAGGCGCAGTTCGGTTTCGTCGTCGCCAACCTCAAGCGTATCCTGGATGACGCTGGTGCGACGTTCCGCGATCTCGTCAAGGTCAACGTGCTGCTGACGCGCGCCTCCGATGTCGCCCCGATGAACACGCTGTATGCGACGGCGTTCGGCCCCGCGCCCTATCCTGCGCGCACCACCTGCGTGGTGGTGGCGCTGCCCGATCCGAAAATGCTGATCGAGATCGAGTGCGTGGCATCGCTGGCGAAGACTTAG